A window of Halobacillus naozhouensis genomic DNA:
AGCCCGGCGGAGAAGGGTTAGAACCTGTATGGAGGATACCGTAAAGTTTCTTAAAAGAAGGTATTATTTTAAAGGAAAGTCAGAATTGTACCTTTTACAATTAGTTTTAGGAAAAGGAGAGCTGCCACGCCCCATCACTTACCAGACATGGCTGATTGCTAAAGAAATATTAGAAGAGATAAGTGAAATGTTTGACCAGCTTCATTGGGAAAATCAATGTAGAATGATTTTTGAAATCTGTTCTAAAGGCAGGAATGACCTTATTCCCTTTCATAAGAAAGAAGCTCAGGAATTATTAGAAAGCCAGAACCGTCGCAGAAACCGCATGCCAATGATTACCATTCAATCACGCGGCCAACAAAAAAATGCCCGTCCCCCACATATTTACACGTAAGAAAACAAGCATTTTTTTAAGCAGAACGGGCCCGTCTTCTACTTCGTTTAATCAGAAATTCGAAAGCACCTGTCCCAATTAACACGCCGCATACGATCAATACCAGACCAATAATATGACTGATGGTAATCGATTCATTTAAGAACAGAGCGGCTCCAACCAATGCAAAAAATGTATTAAAGTTGATAAATATAGCTGATTCAGACGGTCCGACCTGCTTGATGGCAAAGTTATAAACCATGTGACCAAAAGCTGTACAAATGAGGGCGCTAAACAGGAAGATTAAGATTAACTGACCATCCACGAGTTTAAAGATCTGTGCTGGATTCGATTCCACAAATAAACTCGTGATAAAAATAAATACCGATCCGATCACCATCATGTATCCTGTTAGCAAACGTGGGTCAAGACCCGGGTTCAATTTACTGATCAAAATAAAGCTGAATGCTTGCACAGCTATCGAAATAAACACCATGACATCACCAATCGATACAGTTGTCATCCCACCCGCCCCAGTTAAAGTCGTAATTATTACCCCGACAAATCCCAGTGCGAAGCCAAAACTCTTGAAGTAGGTCACTTTTTTACTTAACAATAATGTCGACAACACCATCGTAAGCAATGGCCCCATCCCAACAATCAACCCCGCATTAACACCGGAGGTATACAGGAGACCGAGTGCCATGAAACTGTGGTGAGCAATTACATTAAATATAGAAATGTAAAAAATAATCCAGACTTCCTTCTTTGTCGGCATTCGCAGAATTCCCATAAAGGCCAGAACCACTAACACGGCAATCCCTGCCGTGAAAATTCTGACCGAGGTCAGAAGAATGGGATCAACAGCTGATACAAGCACTTTAATGGCAGAGACGTTAAATCCCCACAACATCATGACGAGCATGATCATAAAGTAGATTCTTTTCATACCTATCACCAAAATTCTATAACGTTAAGTTGTGTATTCTTTCACTATACCACTCTGGATCATGATTTTGGACCATTAAAAACTACTAGTTTAGAAAAAGATGAATATATTAATTTTCCAATTTGCCTTACGATTTTTCGTATCATAGTGACTTTGCTTTTTCATTCGTTTGATCCACCTCTGAAATCCCCTTCAAAAACCTGTTTACTTTTACAAAAGAAAGCTGGAAAATCGGGCTTTGAATAAATGTATAGATAAACGTAAATACGAAAACAGGTCCCCCTAGCAAAAGTCCCATCATTAATACCATACTCTCCACAGCGATCCTAGTTTTACTAATAGAATAACCGAGTTTATCTGATAACGATAACATGAGTCCATCTCGCGGTCCTGCCCCAAACCCCGCCGCGGAATACATACCCCCTCCAATACCCATTAAAATAATTCCTGTTAATAAAACTATGACATCCATTACTGTTGAGGACGATGCCGGGAAAATATCAATGAATAAAAACAGGTCAATCATAGGTCCGACAGAAAGGGCATTGATCAATGTGCCAATTCTTATGTATTGACGATCGACGACTAAGGACACAAGTACAAGCAGGAGTCCAACAATCAGATTCCAAACCCCTATAGTAAGACCAAACTTTTCAAAAAAGGCTATATTCAATACATCCCAAGGGTGAATCCCGAGGTACTGCACTTTAATCGCTACTGCAATTCCATAACTAAATAAAACAAGACCCAGTGCAAAGAAAAGTAATTTTAATCTCATAAACTTCGCCTCTTTCCAAAAAGTAAAGTCTATTCATCTTATCCTATAATCAGAAAATTGGAAATTAAAATGAACTTTGTGCTGTCTAATTCTTAGAAAAATGAGGAATGTATGAAGGTACACGACCAGCAGTCCTTCTATTAATCAAGTTGAATCTTTAGTAAATTTAACCTTCAACTTTTTTACATTAATGCGTAAAAATAAGCATCCACAAGTATTTCCAATCATGCGCTGAATGAAAACGCTTAAATGCATAATGTTATCGCTTTTATAAGGTTTGATGTTCTGGATAATTTGTTCAATAATCAGAATAATCTTTAAATTGTTAGGAGTGTTGACTATTAGTGTTACAGTCACAAAGGAAAAGGAAGTTTATTCAGTAACTGGAAATGAAGAGCTCGGCTCTTTCCCGTTGTACTCTCAAGAAGAGGTGGATCATTCGATTCAAAAAGCAAATCAAGCTCAAAAGAAATGGGCGAAAACAGAAGTATATAAACGGGCTGATATTCTACATGATTGGGCTGACCGTCTAGCCGCTAAAAAAGAGCAAATCGGTGAAATGATCTCTAAAGAAGTTGGGAAAAATCGTTCTTCTGCAGTAAAAGAGGTTGTCCGAACAGCTGATTTAATCCGTTACACAGCTGAAGAAGGCTGTAGAATCCACGGGGACATGCTGAGAGGAGATTCTTTCCGCGGAGGAAGTTCTAAGAAAATGGCTATGGTCGAACGCGAACCGCTTGGCGTTGTATTAGCAATTTCTCCATTTAACTATCCTGTCAACTTAGCAGCCTCAAAAATTGCCCCAGCTTTAATGGCAGGGAATGCCGTCGTATTCAAGCCTGCTTCACAGGGTGCATTAAGTGGTCAATTAATGATTGAAGCCCTGCTTGAGACAGAACTTCACCATGACACCGTCCAATGTATAACTGGGAAGGGTTCAGAGATTGGCGATTTTCTTGTTACTCACCCACAAGTGAGTATGATTACATTCACCGGAAGTACTGCCACAGGTCAATCCATTTCTAAAAAAGCAAATATGATCCCTGTTGTTCTCGAGTTAGGAGGTAAAGACCCTGCAATTGTTCTCGATGATGCCGATCTTGATCTGGCTGCAGATCAAATTGTCAGCGGGGCTTTTTCTTACTCTGGACAGCGATGTACCGCCATCAAACGAGTATTAGTCGATGAGAAAGTAGCAGATAAACTGTCAGAGAAAATTGCACAAAAAGTTGATGGACTAACTGTTGGAAACCCAGAAGATGACGCTGTCGTTACACCATTGATCGATCCCAATGCGGCTGATTTTGTACAAGGATTAATTGATGATGCCTTACAAAATGGAGCAGAACTTGTTACAGGTAATAAACGTGAAGGCAATTTAATTTATCCTACACTGCTTGATCATGTACTCCCTCACATGAAGGTGGCTTGGGAAGAACCTTTTGGGCCAGTACTGCCAATCATTCGTGTACAGGATGAAGCTGATCTTGTTTCCATCGCTAATGAGTCAGATTATGGCCTGCAAGCCAGCGTTTTTACAGCAAACGTTCAAAAAGCCATGGACATTGGGGCAAAACTAAACGTCGGTTCCGTACAATATAATGCGAAAACTGAACGTGGACCCGATCATTTCCCCTTCCTCGGTGCTAAAAACTCCGGCCTTGGTTCACAAGGAATCCGCCGCAGCATCGAATCCATGACAAGAGACAAACTATTCGTACTTAATATGTAACCTATAAAATACCACCTCAGGTCATCCAAATATTGGATGACCTGAGGTGGTAAAAAAAGGATAATAATACATTTTATTAAGGTTATTTTTCCACTAATGCATCGGCAACTTCAACCGCTAACCGTTCAGCAGATAAAGGCCCTGCAAATGTCCCCATATCACCAGGAAGTTCATATGTGCGATCCTCTTTTACAAATTCAAGGTTCGTCCAAGCAGGGTTATCCGCAAATTGGTTCGTAAAGATGTTGTCATCCTCCTGAACGAGATAAAAGAAATGGGCATTTTGGTAATTTTGCAGCGCTTCTACAGAAGACGAAATAAATCCATAAACCTGTGGCTTTTCAACCTCCACGGCGTTATCTACTCCCATTTGTTCTAATACCCCTGCTACCACAGAGTTATCTGTAAACAGCCTCATAATCGGCGAATTTTGGGATGTAAAAGCCTGAGTAACTACGGCTTTGATGTCAGATAATCCAGCTTCTTCAATCCGTCTCCCCTGTTCTTCAAACGTCTGCTCTAACTGCTGCTTGACTGTCTCGGCCTCTTTTTGTTTATCAAAAATTTTGGCTACTGTATCAAATTCATTCAACATATGCTGATATTGATTTTCCACTCCTTCTTCTGAATAAGGAGCAAATAATACAGTAGGGGCTATCGATTCCAGTTCTTCTATAATTGCTTCATGACGGTATTTTGCACCAATGATGAGGTCTGGCTTTAATCGTGCAATGGCCTCTAGGTTTGGTTCTGCCCGCGTCCCCACATCTTTTGTAGATTCAGGGAGCGGTGCGCCTACGTTGATCCATTTATTATAACCTTCTACATCTGATACACCGACAGGTTTAATTCCTAATGGCAGCATATGCTCCACATAAGTCCACTCGAGAACTACAACCCTTTGCGGTACGCCTTGGATTGTTTGCTCTCCCAATCCTGTATCAACTGTTACAGAACGTTCAGACTCACTTTCCGCTTTACTGTCTTTTACTTCTTGATCACTTTTATTACAAGCTGCCATTATAACTAGTAAAAGTAATACGATAAACAGCCCAAGTTTCTTCGTCATTCATTATCCACTCCATTGACTTATTTCAATTGGATCTAAAAACATTATGTATAACTCCGATCACAATTGATAAGGATTATCATTATCAATTGTGATCATATCCCTATCCTAGTAGTTTGTCAACATATAAAAAGCCCCTAACTTGGAACAGAAATGTTCTGAGTTAGAGACTTACAACTAAAGTGCTTTTACTAATCCGCCATCGATCACAAGAGATTGACCTGTCAGATATGTGTTCCCGCCTGATGCAAGAAAAACAACTGCTTTCGCAAACTCCTCAGGTTCCCCATAACGTCCCATCGGTATCGATTTCTCCGCTTTTTCTCTAATCTCCTCAGGCGTTACACCTAAATTCTCAGCATTCTTCTCATCAAGTGAAGCTACACGGTCCGTGGCAATCCTGCCCGGCCCTACAGTATTGATCAAAATATTATCCTTAGCCAACTCCTGAGACAGACTTTTCGATAATCCTACAATTCCCGCCCGGAATGTATTCGACAGGATCAGATTATCCAATGTCTGTTTAATAGAAGAAGAAGCAATATTAATTATTCTACCGCTTTGTTTCTTTTTCATAAAAGGCAGTACTTCCCGGATTGTCCTGATAAAGCTTAACAAGTTTAGCTCATATGCATGATTCCAGTCTTGATCTTCAAAGTCAGCAAAAGTTCCTGCTGGAGGCCCTCCCGCATTATTAATTAACACATCAATCGTTCCATTCCACTCAGCAGCAGTTCGTGCCAGACGTTTAATTTGCTCAGGATTCGTTACATCACACACTATGTAGCTGACATGTGGGTTCCCGCTACTTTCCTTGATCTCAGTTTGCGTCTTTCTTAGCTCGTCCTCACTTCTGCTCGATAGTAAAACATGCGCTCCTTCTTTTGCAAACTCTAATGCGGTGGCCTTCCCCAGGCCTTTGCTCGCTGCTGTGACCACGACCGACTTTCCATTTAAGTCCAAGTCCATGCCCATCCATCCCTTCTCTATTAAATTTCATCTGTCTTCGGCCTTGTTTCTATATTTGTATTATACATTCAAGTGATGGAATTTTCAGTTTTTTGCTTCTAAAGTGATAATTCTAGCTCCAGAAGAAAATCACGCCAAAAAACCTTGAAAAATGACATAAGGACTTCTTGGTATATAGTTATTTATCATTATTCTCTTCTTGTATTAATACGAACTTATTCTGAATTCTACTAATATTCCGATTTTCCATCTGGCTCATGGTAATGCTGCCCCACGAAAACTAAGTCACATTATTCCCACCTAGATCTTCTTTTTCCCTTGGCCTTATCCTCAAGTCAAAGAGATTTTGTAATTCACCCAGGAGTTGCTTAACTGGCAGCAGACCCGTTGGAGGAATGATAGGCCGCCGCGTTTGTTCTAATCCAATGGTCACGTTGGCCGTTTCATTACTTCCTAGCTAAACAGCAGTTGCTTTCGATACATAGTCCGGGTCAGAGGCTATCAAAATATATTCACCAGGAGGTAAGTTGGCAAACAAACACACCATGTAGATCCGTGATCACAGCTTTTATAGTTTCCCCGCGTATATTCCTCAACGTCACGGTTGCTCCAGAAATAGGCTCTTAAGTGTTTTCATTAATGACCCGGCCAGTAATCGAACCCGGTTGTAAGACCGTTTCTAATGCAAAGTTTACGGTTTCCTCTTCTTCAGGTCCAAACACAACTATTAGAGTTCGGGTTTCGCTCTTCGCTAAGAATTTGTCCGCCGAACCGGGCTGGGTTAAAGACTAGGTGAAAATTCACTGTTCCCTTTGCATACCTCATTATGGAAACATATGGATAATTTACAAATCCGAAGGCATATACCTTTACCGTATAAACCTCCGGGTGGTAATGTCTCCAATACTATGGTAATTGGCAACTGTTTCATTCGAGACGATATCGGAACCAATTATTACGGATTGAAATCCTTTGGGCGCTGCCGTCACATTATAAGATCAAGGGACTAAATTAGACTACTTCCATATAGGTAACTGTATAATTTACCCAGGCGCACACCCATAAACTGTAATATCCATTCTTATTTGTAGTTACGGATGCAATTAAGTGATGACAACTAATGGTTAATGGGACTATCGCTGTCTAAATGGGCTTTCCATTTTAGAGAAAAGCCTGAGACTGATTATCACTCGGAAATGGCATGGTTCTCACTCCATTAGATTAAAGTATTCTGCATTATGTCTATTCATATTAATCAAATATGAATGGACCCCTGTCATCATAAGAATTAGTTTTTTCATCGCTTTTCTATAAAGGTCGAAATATCCATGGCGAAAGCAATTAAATCAAGCCTGCATAAGGAATAAGTATTCAATATATCCTTATAGGTTATGTGCGGAATTATCTACCAAGTTATGTGTACGCCCGTACGATTGAATATAAAAATCATATGGTAAATAGAAACTATCATAGAAAGGATGAATATAATTGGGAAATCTAACAGAAAGTCAGGCAAACCTATTGAGATTGGCGAACCAATTGTCACAAGGTATCATGACAAGTGGCGTGGATTCGAATGTTTCACTTGATTTACCAGGATTAGATGTCGATGTAGATGTTGATTTAGGAGGAGACACTCCTCCAGATACTCCTACACCTCCAGCAACACCTGACACACTAATTGAAGTATTGCTACGTTTACGGAACGAACAAGTGGAAATCACTACTCCATTTGGTACCGTTACCGGCACACTGTTGGTCGTAAGAAGCGACTATGTCGTAGTGGTGGAAGCTTCAGGAGCTCAAGTACTTGTCCGTATTGAAAAAATTGAACTAGTTAGTGA
This region includes:
- a CDS encoding DMT family transporter, with product MKRIYFMIMLVMMLWGFNVSAIKVLVSAVDPILLTSVRIFTAGIAVLVVLAFMGILRMPTKKEVWIIFYISIFNVIAHHSFMALGLLYTSGVNAGLIVGMGPLLTMVLSTLLLSKKVTYFKSFGFALGFVGVIITTLTGAGGMTTVSIGDVMVFISIAVQAFSFILISKLNPGLDPRLLTGYMMVIGSVFIFITSLFVESNPAQIFKLVDGQLILIFLFSALICTAFGHMVYNFAIKQVGPSESAIFINFNTFFALVGAALFLNESITISHIIGLVLIVCGVLIGTGAFEFLIKRSRRRARSA
- a CDS encoding YczE/YyaS/YitT family protein is translated as MRLKLLFFALGLVLFSYGIAVAIKVQYLGIHPWDVLNIAFFEKFGLTIGVWNLIVGLLLVLVSLVVDRQYIRIGTLINALSVGPMIDLFLFIDIFPASSSTVMDVIVLLTGIILMGIGGGMYSAAGFGAGPRDGLMLSLSDKLGYSISKTRIAVESMVLMMGLLLGGPVFVFTFIYTFIQSPIFQLSFVKVNRFLKGISEVDQTNEKAKSL
- a CDS encoding NADP-dependent glyceraldehyde-3-phosphate dehydrogenase: MLTISVTVTKEKEVYSVTGNEELGSFPLYSQEEVDHSIQKANQAQKKWAKTEVYKRADILHDWADRLAAKKEQIGEMISKEVGKNRSSAVKEVVRTADLIRYTAEEGCRIHGDMLRGDSFRGGSSKKMAMVEREPLGVVLAISPFNYPVNLAASKIAPALMAGNAVVFKPASQGALSGQLMIEALLETELHHDTVQCITGKGSEIGDFLVTHPQVSMITFTGSTATGQSISKKANMIPVVLELGGKDPAIVLDDADLDLAADQIVSGAFSYSGQRCTAIKRVLVDEKVADKLSEKIAQKVDGLTVGNPEDDAVVTPLIDPNAADFVQGLIDDALQNGAELVTGNKREGNLIYPTLLDHVLPHMKVAWEEPFGPVLPIIRVQDEADLVSIANESDYGLQASVFTANVQKAMDIGAKLNVGSVQYNAKTERGPDHFPFLGAKNSGLGSQGIRRSIESMTRDKLFVLNM
- a CDS encoding ABC transporter substrate-binding protein produces the protein MTKKLGLFIVLLLLVIMAACNKSDQEVKDSKAESESERSVTVDTGLGEQTIQGVPQRVVVLEWTYVEHMLPLGIKPVGVSDVEGYNKWINVGAPLPESTKDVGTRAEPNLEAIARLKPDLIIGAKYRHEAIIEELESIAPTVLFAPYSEEGVENQYQHMLNEFDTVAKIFDKQKEAETVKQQLEQTFEEQGRRIEEAGLSDIKAVVTQAFTSQNSPIMRLFTDNSVVAGVLEQMGVDNAVEVEKPQVYGFISSSVEALQNYQNAHFFYLVQEDDNIFTNQFADNPAWTNLEFVKEDRTYELPGDMGTFAGPLSAERLAVEVADALVEK
- a CDS encoding SDR family oxidoreductase, producing MDLDLNGKSVVVTAASKGLGKATALEFAKEGAHVLLSSRSEDELRKTQTEIKESSGNPHVSYIVCDVTNPEQIKRLARTAAEWNGTIDVLINNAGGPPAGTFADFEDQDWNHAYELNLLSFIRTIREVLPFMKKKQSGRIINIASSSIKQTLDNLILSNTFRAGIVGLSKSLSQELAKDNILINTVGPGRIATDRVASLDEKNAENLGVTPEEIREKAEKSIPMGRYGEPEEFAKAVVFLASGGNTYLTGQSLVIDGGLVKAL
- a CDS encoding DUF2642 domain-containing protein, with product MGNLTESQANLLRLANQLSQGIMTSGVDSNVSLDLPGLDVDVDVDLGGDTPPDTPTPPATPDTLIEVLLRLRNEQVEITTPFGTVTGTLLVVRSDYVVVVEASGAQVLVRIEKIELVSEL